From the Glycine max cultivar Williams 82 chromosome 11, Glycine_max_v4.0, whole genome shotgun sequence genome, the window AATGCTACAATTTACTCTATTGTTAAACTTTAAAtcaagagaaaagaaataacaatGGTGATGATTATAAAGTACATAAGTATTCAATAAATGTAGATTAATTGATAATCTACATTGAATTTGTAAAAAGGGGACTGAGTTCCCAACATAATAAAAGatcctaattaaaataatttaaaaaaatacacataagtAAGAAATTTATGCCATATTACTTAAAAACTGTTTTCCTTTTCTGACTTTTCCATAATTGgggtattatttaaaaataaataaaagagatcgtatgataatataatttttttataacattaataaatataagaaaagaaaatatttgttctcaaatataagaaaattttaaatatttttatcatgttattatctctgaaacattatttattatttatttaattgaagtgttagtttgaatgatttttttatattcttaatatcaattttcaaattaaaaataaaaatatttttgcggttaaaattaatattattaaatgtgatttattattttataattagtctaatatgtttttttcttcttcttctacttcttaTGTATAAGACGGGAGGAAATATAGTATtcactttgttttttaaaataacgaaaataataataataataaagaagagAGGACTAGAGAAGGGCATaagaataaacatttttttttccaaaatatagacacaaaagaagaagaagattttggaaaaataattattataagtgGTGATAAACATAAAGATGATGGGCAATTAAGTCCCTATCCACCATATGCAATGATAGCAGTCCCGTATTTATGAAAGGCCCATCAACTATTGCACATTTGTACTCTGATGGCAAGGCAAGCGCTTCTCCTCTTTGTGTTCTGGCTATGCTTCTTGGCAAGAGTTAGATCGGTAAGCCTCATAAAAATCTCGCTACCCTTCTTCATCTGTTTTTGCTGATTATCACTGTCACTGATTGGGTGCAGGACGAGGATTGCGTGTACACGGTGTACGTTCGGACGGGTTCGATCATCAAGGGAGGCACCGATTCAGTAATTGGTCTGAAGCTATACGACAAGTCCGGCTACGGCATATACATCACCAACCTCGAGGCATGGGGCGGGTTAATGGATCCGGGTCACAACTACTACGAGCGGGGCAACCTCGACATATTCAGTGGTAGAGGCCCTTGCTTGGAAGCACCCGTTTGCGAGGCCAACCTAACTTCTGACGGGTCGGGGCCCCATCACGGCTGGTACGTTAATTACGTCGAGGTCACCACCACTGGGGTCCACGCGCCTTGTTCTCAGCAGCAGTTCACCTTTGAGCAGTGGCTCGCCACCGATACGTCGCCGTATCAGCTCTGGGCTGTCAGGAACAACTGTCCAAACAACTTGGGCCCGGCCCAGCTCACCGATGTTGCCATCCCTCGGGCTGGGCCTGCTTTCTCTATTCTGGAATCCACCGTCCGCGTCTAGGTTATGTTGGTTGCTCTACTTGAGTGTCGGTAGTGTTGTTGGGAAACATATGTTTTTTGGGACATAATACTTTTGGTGAGGTTTGTACTTGCGTCCTCCTTAAGCTTGTTCTGTCTCGCTAGAACAGAATTGTTTACTGGGCTCATGAGTCTAGACTCTAGAAGttccaatttatatatttatccttTATTATTGAATAAAGGAGGATGCGGTTTGGACTTTTTTGTGTTGGTGTTATGTTTAAGTAAATGATAGGTGCATAATGTGTTGTGTGACCACAAGcatcttataaaaaaagaaaaaaaatgattatactttttatttgaaattaaacaCGATACCAAACATTCATACCAAAAGATTCAATCATCTAAATTAAACCCTTTAgtaaataattatagttttaatatttttattttggtttatggGTCATTTTAGTGacttacatttaatttttacga encodes:
- the LOC100793024 gene encoding PLAT domain-containing protein 3, which gives rise to MARQALLLFVFWLCFLARVRSDEDCVYTVYVRTGSIIKGGTDSVIGLKLYDKSGYGIYITNLEAWGGLMDPGHNYYERGNLDIFSGRGPCLEAPVCEANLTSDGSGPHHGWYVNYVEVTTTGVHAPCSQQQFTFEQWLATDTSPYQLWAVRNNCPNNLGPAQLTDVAIPRAGPAFSILESTVRV